The following are encoded together in the Deltaproteobacteria bacterium genome:
- a CDS encoding GNAT family N-acetyltransferase, protein MLQVKVLQSMLEVEEAQWDVLVGTGSPFLEWAWLSSMEEARCVGSRAGWQPQHLAVFEDNRLVAACPLYLKGNSMGEFVFDHSWADAAERAGISYYPKMLVAAPFTPATGIRFLTAPGADRPVLVRLLGQTLQEVCRQNELSSVHVNFCLDDETEILAELGYLKRVGLQYQWLNYGYRAFEDYLAHFRTKRRNQIKREMREMNDQGVEITALSGDAIPDELVPRMFALYKTHLDKLYWGRQYLQPRFFDLLGQRFKRNLCFVVAHQRGELVAGTFNVQKSGVMYGRYWGAFREVRHLHFNVCYYAAIRHCIQNGFARFEPGAGGDFKRLRGFDPQPTVSMHFFADERLAAAVARFLDREREQMHKTIDYLHEESELKHESPPEESDEE, encoded by the coding sequence ATGCTGCAAGTCAAAGTGCTCCAAAGCATGCTTGAAGTTGAGGAAGCCCAATGGGACGTCCTCGTCGGCACGGGCTCTCCTTTTCTGGAATGGGCCTGGCTCTCCAGCATGGAGGAAGCGCGCTGCGTGGGGTCGCGCGCCGGGTGGCAACCGCAACATCTGGCGGTCTTCGAAGATAACCGTCTTGTCGCTGCCTGCCCACTCTATCTCAAGGGAAACAGCATGGGCGAATTCGTCTTCGATCATTCGTGGGCGGATGCTGCTGAACGTGCAGGGATCTCGTATTACCCAAAAATGTTGGTCGCTGCTCCGTTTACCCCGGCCACCGGAATACGGTTTTTGACCGCGCCGGGAGCGGATCGCCCTGTGCTCGTGCGCCTCTTGGGGCAGACGCTGCAAGAAGTCTGTCGGCAAAACGAACTGTCTTCCGTACATGTGAATTTCTGTCTTGACGACGAGACGGAGATTTTGGCGGAACTCGGCTACCTCAAACGCGTGGGCTTGCAATATCAATGGCTTAATTATGGCTACCGCGCCTTCGAAGATTATCTCGCCCACTTCCGCACCAAACGGCGCAATCAGATCAAACGGGAAATGCGTGAGATGAACGACCAGGGAGTCGAGATTACCGCGCTGAGTGGCGACGCGATTCCCGACGAACTGGTGCCGCGCATGTTCGCCTTGTATAAGACGCACCTGGATAAACTCTATTGGGGGCGGCAGTACTTGCAGCCGCGTTTCTTCGATTTGCTCGGGCAGCGCTTCAAGCGCAATCTCTGTTTCGTCGTGGCGCATCAACGCGGAGAGTTAGTTGCTGGCACCTTTAACGTACAGAAAAGTGGGGTGATGTACGGCCGCTATTGGGGCGCGTTCCGCGAGGTGCGGCATTTGCACTTCAACGTCTGCTACTACGCGGCCATTCGGCATTGCATCCAGAACGGTTTCGCACGCTTCGAGCCGGGTGCCGGAGGCGATTTCAAACGCCTGCGCGGATTCGACCCGCAGCCCACGGTCAGCATGCATTTTTTTGCCGACGAGCGCCTCGCGGCGGCGGTCGCGCGGTTCCTTGATCGCGAGCGCGAACAGATGCATAAGACCATCGATTACCTGCACGAAGAAAGCGAACTCAAGCACGAGTCGCCGCCTGAAGAGAGTGACGAGGAATGA
- a CDS encoding VacB/RNase II family 3'-5' exoribonuclease translates to MQPGMIVAYRERGHLALGLVEKVSLPPAKVQLDLIGEDGKKSVLALDRLLFESRLTVPLSLPLPEIKKRLQETRSQIDATAHTIDLKELWELVREETEAEFPWDELAGYLLSSTEHAFARLGVLDALLRQNLYFKEKKAGIFTPRTEDSIAEILRQHQLEQERLHMQQAFFSWARERVATPGSPIPIPAGAERYLEPIKGFALNGDLYEKKLQAQKLMEEIGFRGKGHPWDVAFQLLVTLGVWEEDEELSLLRYHIPTRFPTEIVTAAEAVPEFAPGCTGYEDLTSLFTFTIDDADTMEIDDALSVSENDGVTRVGVHITDVGFFVPPESELDKAALARGTTVYLPRGKLPMLPPSLSEDKASLIAGQVRPTLSFFVTVDRTGVITDEQIRRGVIRVGQRLSYAEADVLLHNEDKTAIAAALHLLLQVAQMRKAQRIAQGAIVIDGEEIKVKVHEGEVTVTALPNESPSRSLVGECMILANEMAARYCRDHRLPALYIAQPPPDEPVLPAVSFPTQRVYVQATRRLMKPSQIGTTPTPHTALGLNVYTQATSPLRRYHDLQMHHQIKHHLEHGTPLFNSERLQMIAAGAQESSTAAKRCERESTRYWLLRFLERKKGQTIGGQVVREYNGRSFVELDETLIVVPLAANTPLPLGTEVQLVINHVDARRDMLSVRLADGAQ, encoded by the coding sequence ATGCAGCCTGGTATGATCGTCGCCTATCGAGAACGTGGACATCTTGCGCTAGGGCTCGTCGAAAAAGTCAGTCTTCCACCCGCAAAAGTACAGTTGGATTTGATCGGAGAGGATGGCAAGAAATCCGTGCTGGCCCTCGATCGCTTGTTGTTCGAGAGCCGGCTGACTGTGCCCCTCTCCCTGCCGCTTCCCGAAATTAAAAAACGCTTGCAGGAAACGCGCAGCCAGATCGACGCCACCGCCCACACTATCGACCTGAAAGAGCTGTGGGAACTAGTCCGCGAGGAAACGGAGGCGGAATTCCCTTGGGACGAATTAGCCGGCTATCTCCTTTCGTCCACCGAGCATGCATTCGCGCGTCTGGGCGTGCTCGACGCCTTGCTGCGCCAGAATCTGTATTTCAAAGAAAAAAAAGCTGGGATCTTCACTCCCCGCACCGAGGACAGCATCGCCGAGATCCTGCGCCAACACCAACTCGAACAAGAACGGCTGCACATGCAGCAAGCATTTTTCTCCTGGGCACGAGAGCGGGTGGCGACTCCGGGGTCGCCGATCCCCATCCCCGCAGGGGCGGAGCGGTACCTGGAACCGATCAAAGGATTCGCGCTGAATGGAGACCTCTACGAGAAAAAGCTCCAAGCGCAGAAGCTCATGGAAGAGATTGGGTTCCGTGGCAAAGGCCATCCCTGGGATGTCGCCTTTCAGCTCTTAGTCACCCTCGGCGTGTGGGAAGAAGACGAAGAACTTAGCCTCCTCCGCTATCACATCCCGACGCGCTTCCCGACCGAAATCGTAACCGCAGCCGAGGCCGTCCCCGAGTTCGCTCCGGGTTGCACCGGCTATGAAGATCTCACGTCGCTGTTTACCTTCACGATCGATGACGCCGACACCATGGAGATCGACGACGCTCTCAGCGTCAGCGAAAACGACGGGGTCACGCGGGTGGGCGTACATATCACGGACGTGGGATTTTTCGTTCCTCCAGAAAGCGAACTCGACAAAGCCGCGCTGGCCCGCGGCACCACCGTATATCTGCCGCGCGGAAAACTGCCCATGCTCCCGCCGTCGCTGAGCGAAGACAAAGCGAGTCTCATTGCCGGGCAGGTACGCCCAACCCTCAGCTTCTTTGTCACTGTCGATCGAACCGGCGTCATAACCGACGAACAGATTCGACGCGGGGTGATTCGCGTCGGGCAACGGTTGTCTTACGCCGAAGCCGATGTATTGCTCCACAATGAAGACAAAACTGCTATCGCCGCCGCGCTGCACCTCCTGCTTCAGGTCGCTCAGATGCGCAAGGCGCAGCGTATCGCTCAAGGCGCTATTGTCATCGACGGAGAAGAGATCAAGGTCAAAGTCCACGAAGGCGAGGTCACGGTCACCGCGCTGCCGAACGAGTCGCCTTCTCGCTCCCTCGTCGGCGAGTGTATGATCCTCGCTAATGAAATGGCAGCACGCTATTGTCGGGATCATCGCCTCCCTGCGCTCTACATTGCCCAGCCGCCACCAGATGAGCCTGTACTTCCGGCGGTGTCTTTCCCGACGCAACGAGTCTACGTGCAGGCGACGCGGCGACTCATGAAGCCCTCGCAGATCGGCACCACGCCAACTCCGCACACGGCACTCGGTCTGAACGTGTACACCCAAGCCACCTCGCCGTTGCGTCGGTATCATGACCTCCAGATGCACCACCAGATCAAACATCACCTGGAACACGGCACGCCACTGTTCAATAGCGAGCGGCTGCAGATGATTGCCGCCGGCGCGCAAGAGTCGTCGACGGCGGCGAAGCGTTGCGAGCGGGAAAGCACCCGCTACTGGCTGCTGCGCTTCTTAGAAAGAAAGAAAGGACAGACGATCGGAGGGCAGGTTGTCCGCGAATACAACGGACGGTCGTTTGTCGAGCTGGACGAGACGCTGATTGTCGTACCGCTCGCGGCCAACACGCCCTTGCCGCTCGGCACCGAGGTCCAGCTCGTCATCAACCATGTGGATGCACGCCGCGATATGCTCAGCGTGCGGCTGGCTGACGGGGCGCAATAG